One window from the genome of Diabrotica virgifera virgifera chromosome 6, PGI_DIABVI_V3a encodes:
- the LOC114328621 gene encoding kxDL motif-containing protein CG10681, whose product MDESKGTPESDFSIECFQNYSAPEVFIQGLAGIVDQQDVEIMIRAQKQMLQRFEKTNEMLTNCNALSISRLKTVGPEFKKHIQLLTETKKDLDYIFKKIRVIKTKLSAQYPDAFAEAVRSSFAEECEEDINEEKGKQKPEDNRRSLNIKSDEVQAQIDASRRASE is encoded by the exons ATGGATGAAAGTAAAGGTACACCAGAAAGCGATTTCAGTATAGAATGTTTTCAGAATTACTCTGCACCAGAAGTTTTCATACAAGGATTAGCTGGAATAGTAGACCAACAAGATGTAGAAATAATGATCAGAGCTCAAAAACAAAT GTTGCAACGTTTTGAAAAAACAAATGAAATGCTTACAAATTGCAATGCATTGAGTATATCAAGACTCAAGACTGTCGGGCCAGAATTCAAAAAACACATCCAACTCCTGACAGAAACAAAGAAAGATCTGGATtatatatttaagaaaattagAGTGATTAAAACAAAACTCTCAGCACAATATCCAGATGCATTTGCTGAAGCAGTCAGGAGTAGTTTTGCTGAAGAATGTGAAGAAGATATAAACGAAGAAAAGGGTAAGCAAAAGCCAGAGGATAATAGAAGGAGTCTAAATATTAAAAGTGATGAAGTACAAGCCCAAATTGATGCTAGTAGAAGAGCATCAGAGTAG